From Onychostoma macrolepis isolate SWU-2019 chromosome 19, ASM1243209v1, whole genome shotgun sequence, a single genomic window includes:
- the LOC131525152 gene encoding interferon-induced very large GTPase 1-like — MENPDESSGIQNEDKQEETDGHIRFTDVGPHSVHLDWGDPDVTANAQQKFQIEWKNEETDFTKTTDTNHFEIKQLSPGTRYNITVVAIGNNCKKSFSASVCTAIPAPENFEYISEDATTVRLNWTSPQKIDPSLYKFQVIMYKNEEKTESMTVKSNVNTIVMIDLLPATEYKATIITKLNNDKLSEPAVLIIYTKPLPPENLQIKNEASSAYLKWTDPFMDDEIPHVFRVIWSSEANATESLTDEAEINVSSLKPGSEYTFSVCTLVELNGTTLESSPVKITQKTNITMESLLRDLGLHLKNKLTLKSVLELRKPSDVVETAHSLRSLPWLFLRKLMMVNSSARIIKCASNCNPETCEESSNIAETSTGFHEDQKGIHPLDLITALFHCADPFLQQEMALKMSVCQFSVPLLLPNCDTDECTLMLWALRDIMKQFRSHSLEEDGTLEENSIVLTDLPLISFVRLGKSSMSKSEFLNKLLSNSQHHHDTFFHRQLENGNIPRKISNGLVEMSWYLPGGEELNDKFKEPVAVANLRGDISAFKSQFTFLNQISSAIFLFCDDLDSNQTFLESLQIRSKLVLVCTTDGANLGDNLTQKIKPYSEILRDKNMNDFKFVETLQEAVVDILADSTKMSIEKMSKIAPELGILVDENNTVCQNAKKRAALITQDIANIPEYKMKELSLQDKIWKEISKLEKEMCRLKAKKQNIEHYKSELKSQIQKLQKQQGSSNMRETIYQFISGLSCSPDEQLYFLKWMKINLDDLTRKHLSKLDEQYRDACKNSSEDKDHLRDLENKIASSSLGVQHFMREISQLYESAHSQKNKKYTAVKQLPEICAQLMLNGFPLELIDGEASNIPMTWIRDVLAALNKLTSPHNIIRVVTVLGVQSTGKSTLLNTMFGVQFAVSSGRCTRGAFMLLISVSEEFRSELQCDYILVIDTEGLKSPEMAKLADSYEHDNELATVVVGLSDLTIVNIAMENATEMKDTLQIVVHAFLRMKEVGKRPCCHFVHQNTANVAVHRNVMKERKILLQQLDEMTQAAARMEKMGDNKKFTDILEYNIDKNNWYIPGLWLGVPPMAPVSTSYSEEASKLKDGILNIFKATKGQAQNFLEFEEWVRSLWKAVQFENFIFSFRNTLVAEAYSKLCVEYNKWEWAFKKYMIGWYTKSETKIINTGVMSRNALNVDRVAADLKHEAAIELDKVEKSLLGKIEQYFESEAEHVHFVENYKEDFLNSARSLRRETETDLRNKLENAVLIQKGIEKVECIRQNQRDTMKEKVLNLIAACRNTKNLSDRQLNEEFQKMWDEILKQFSLTALPIYEVGKEAYRNLYSNLETKGGAVREMLLSVTSLDQCGTGPFYATTVKMNIFKKLKNSLRPGQRNRKHKFIQLSCDKIIHESNVFISSRARTKSDYNADVQELLCFIDKKLEDCKDTEISPEIEASLKIHICGNATRAFQKTHDDYIQSNDPMKSLEKFKEQWLADFKDLYYQRDQCQKKAEMCAMKCVAPAVMEYIQKRLGPDIVDEMLTGERGFAFSTRTFFQCSLLKELLQDDDFDKISAYVQNYEKFVTEWISEKIIEHFSKEDAFLKLEMKHLNTIVSKLKTAIESAKSMTKNSCSFMTNVFTCLDKELVIPIDTLSGTLALNNSDPAEFADCLKSSIEKMHKTLADQLRGVRDVETKLTRLSVNKPQEELFSRVFGCGEMCPFCSAPCEAGGKDHTEHFASVHRPEGIGYYHWIDTKKLVPDICSSLVASEKQFRCKDTEHEWHPHKEYREIYPDWRIQPDTSIEATDFWKYIFTKYNTKFAKTYNLKPADIPADWHCTSVHQANECLDDTFLLNSHKNKDDDPISK, encoded by the exons ATGGAGAACCCTGATGAAAGCAGTGGCATTCAAAATGAGGATAAACAAGAAGAAACTGATG GTCACATTAGATTCACTGATGTCGGGCCGCACTCGGTGCACTTAGATTGGGGAGATCCAGATGTGACTGCAAATGCACAACAAAAATTCCAAATCGAATGGAAGAATGAAGAAACAGACTTTACTAAAACAACAGATACAAATCATTTTGAGATAAAACAACTTTCACCTGGCACAAGATACAACATCACAGTAGTGGCAATTGGGAACAACTGCAAGAAGAGTTTCTCTGCATCTGTGTGTACAG CAATACCGGCACCTGAGAATTTTGAATATATCTCAGAGGATGCAACAACTGTAAGACTAAACTGGACGTCACCTCAGAAAATAGATCCCAGTCTCTACAAATTCCAAGTGATTATGTATAAAAATGAAGAGAAAACAGAATCAATGACTGtcaaatcaaatgtaaataCTATTGTAATGATAGATCTTCTTCCTGCCACCGAGTACAAAGCTACAATAATCACAAAACTGAATAATGACAAACTAAGTGAACCAGCGGTTTTAATCATCTATACAA AGCCACTTCCACCTGAAAACCTGCAGATCAAAAATGAGGCAAGTTCTGCTTATCTGAAATGGACAGATCCTTTTATGGATGACGAGATTCCTCACGTATTCAGGGTGATCTGGAGCAGCGAAGCCAATGCAACGGAATCCCTTACAGATGAGGCAGAGATTAATGTATCAAGTTTAAAACCAGGAAGTGAATATACCTTCTCTGTCTGCACTTTAGTTGAGTTAAATGGTACAACACTTGAGAGCTCTCCTGTAAAAATCACACAA aaaacta ACATAACTATGGAATCCTTGTTAAGGGATCTGGGACTACACCTGAAGAATAAACTGACTTTAAAGTCTGTGTTGGAATTACGGAAACCGTCAGATGTGGTCGAAACTGCACATAGTCTTAGATCTTTGCCGTGGCTTTTCCTCAGAAAGCTCATGATGGTCAATTCATCAGCCAGAATTATAAAGTGTGCTTCAAACTGTAACCCTGAAACGTGTGAAGAAAGCAGCAACATCGCTGAGACATCTACTGGTTTCCATGAAGATCAGAAAGGAATCCATCCACTAGATTTGATCACAGCTCTGTTCCACTGTGCCGATCCTTTCCTCCAGCAAGAAATGGCTCTAAAAATGTCAGTGTGTCAGTTCTCTGTGCCTTTGCTGCTGCCAAACTGTGACACAGATGAGTGCACTCTGATGCTTTGGGCCTTGAGGGACATAATGAAACAGTTTAGATCGCATTCACTGGAAGAAGACGGTACTTTAGAGGAAAACAGTATTGTGCTAACTGATTTGCCCCTGATCTCTTTCGTCAGGCTTGGAAAAAGCAGTATGTCCAAATCGGAGTTCTTGAACAAACTCCTCAGCAACAGTCAGCATCATCATGACACTTTTTTCCACAGGCAACTGGAAAATGGGAACATTCCGAGAAAGATCTCTAATGGGCTTGTTGAAATGAGCTGGTATCTCCCTGGGGGAGAGGAATTGAATGACAAATTCAAAGAGCCAGTAGCTGTGGCTAATCTCCGTGGGGATATTTCTGCCTTTAAGTCCCAATTCACCTTCTTGAACCAAATATCCTCTGCAATTTTTCTGTTCTGTGATGATTTGGACTCAAATCAGACATTTCTGGAATCTCTGCAAATTAGATCAAAATTGGTTCTGGTTTGCACCACAGACGGTGCAAATTTGGGAGACAATCTGACACAAAAGATCAAGCCATACTCAGAAATCCTTAGGGATAAAAACATGAATGATTTTAAATTCGTTGAAACACTGCAAGAAGCTGTTGTTGATATACTTGCGGATTCTACTAAAATGAGTATTGAGAAGATGTCAAAGATCGCACCAGAGCTGGGGATTCTTGTCGATGAAAACAATACCGTttgtcaaaatgcaaaaaaaagagCAGCCCTGATCACACAAGACATTGCAAATATACCAGAATACAAAATGAAGGAACTGTCATTGCAAGACAAAATATGGAAAGAGATCTCCAAACTGGAGAAAGAGATGTGTCGACTCAAagcaaagaaacaaaacattgaGCACTACAAGAGTGAACTTAAAAGTCAAATCCAGAAATTACAAAAGCAACAAGGAAGCAGTAACATGAGAGAAACGATCTATCAATTCATCTCTGGCCTGAGCTGCTCCCCAGATGAGCAGTTATACTTTCTCAAATGgatgaaaataaatttagatGATCTAACAAGAAAGCACCTGTCAAAGCTGGATGAGCAGTATAGGGATGCATGTAAGAATTCCTCAGAAGATAAAGATCATCTCAGAGATCTGGAAAATAAGATTGCCAGCAGCTCTTTAGGAGTCCAACACTTCATGAGAGAGATAAGTCAACTTTATGAATCAGCACACTCccaaaaaaacaagaagtaCACTGCCGTGAAGCAATTGCCAGAGATATGTGCTCAATTAATGCTAAATGGGTTTCCTCTAGAACTTATTGATGGAGAGGCATCAAACATTCCCATGACGTGGATTAGAGATGTGCTTGCGGCACTTAACAAACTGACATCTCCTCACAACATAATACGAGTTGTGACAGTTTTAGGAGTTCAAAGCACTGGGAAGTCGACTCTCCTCAACACAATGTTTGGAGTTCAGTTTGCTGTAAGCAGTGGCAGATGCACAAGAGGCGCCTTCATGCTTCTAATAAGCGTGTCTGAGGAATTCAGATCAGAGCTTCAATGTGACTATATCCTTGTAATCGACACAGAGGGCTTAAAATCTCCAGAGATGGCGAAACTAGCTGATAGTTATGAGCATGATAATGAACTTGCGACTGTTGTTGTTGGGCTTAGCGACCTCACTATTGTCAACATTGCCATGGAGAATGCTACAGAAATGAAAGACACATTGCAAATTGTTGTGCATGCCTTTCTCCGCATGAAAGAGGTGGGGAAAAGGCCCTGTTGTCATTTTGTGCATCAGAACACTGCAAATGTTGCTGTGCATAGAAATGTcatgaaagagagaaagattCTCTTGCAGCAGCTAGATGAAATGACGCAAGCAGCTGCTAGAATGGAGAAAATGGGTGACAACAAGAAATTTACAGACATTCTAGAGTACAACATTGATAAAAACAACTGGTACATACCTGGATTGTGGCTTGGAGTTCCTCCAATGGCACCTGTTAGTACTAGTTACAGTGAGGAGGCGAGTAAGCTGAAAGATGGCatacttaacatttttaaagcaaCAAAAGGCCAAGCACAGAATTTCTTGGAATTTGAAGAATGGGTACGAAGTCTCTGGAAGGCTGTCCAATTTGAGaactttattttcagttttcgcAACACCCTCGTTGCTGAAGCATACTCCAAACTTTGTGTGGAGTACAACAAATGGGAATGGGCTTTCAAGAAGTACATGATTGGCTGGTACACAAAATCAGAAACTAAAATCATTAACACAGGTGTAATGTCAAGAAATGCACTTAATGTTGACAGAGTAGCGGCTGATTTAAAACATGAAGCTGCTATTGAGCTTGACAAAGTGGAGAAAAGCCTTTTAGGTAAAATTGAGCAATATTTCGAAAGCGAGGCGGAACATGTGCACTTTGTCGAAAATTACAAGGAGGACTTTTTAAATAGTGCAAGAAGCCTTCGAAGGGAGACTGAGACAGATCTAAGAAACAAACTGGAGAATGCTGTATTGATACAGAAGGGAATTGAAAAGGTGGAGTGTATAAGACAAAATCAAAGGGATACCATGAAAGAAAAAGTGCTCAACTTGATCGCTGCCTGCAGGAATACAAAAAACCTCTCTGATAGACAACTAAATGAGGAATTTCAAAAAATGTGGGATGAAATTTTGAAGCAGTTTTCCCTCACAGCACTACCAATTTATGAAGTGGGGAAGGAAGCATACAGAAACTTATATAGCAACTTGGAAACAAAAGGTGGAGCTGTACGTGAGATGCTTTTAAGCGTCACTAGTCTAGATCAGTGTGGCACTGGACCTTTCTATGCAACGACTGTGaaaatgaacatatttaaaaaactcAAGAATTCCCTTCGGCCTGGGCAGAGGAATAGAAAACACAAATTCATACAACTGTCTTGTGATAAAATAATACACGAGAGCAATGTATTCATTTCGTCTAGAGCAAGAACAAAATCAGACTATAATGCTGACGTACAAGAACTCTTGTGCTTCATTGATAAGAAATTGGAAGATTGCAAAGATACAGAGATAAGCCCTGAAATTGAAGCATCTCTCAAGATCCACATTTGTGGGAACGCAACAAGAGCTTTCCAGAAAACGCATGACGACTACATACAGAGTAATGATCCAATGAAATCCCTCGAGAAGTTCAAGGAGCAATGGTTAGCAGACTTTAAAGACCTCTACTACCAGCGAGACCAATGTCAGAAGAAGGCAGAGATGTGTGCCATGAAATGTGTCGCTCCTGCCGTGATGGAATACATCCAGAAACGCCTTGGACCTGACATTGTGGATGAAATGCTGACAGGTGAAAGAGGCTTTGCTTTTAGCACACGAACATTTTTCCAGTGTTCACttttaaaagagctgcttcagGATGACGACTTCGACAAGATTTCTGCGTATGTGCAAAATTACGAGAAGTTTGTAACTGAGTGGATTTCAGAGAAGATCATTGAACATTTTTCAAAGGAAGACGCCTTTCTCAAGTTAGAGATGAAACATTTGAACACAATTGTCAGCAAGCTCAAAACAGCTATTGAAAGTGCAAAAAGCATGACAAAAAACAGCTGCAGTTTCATGACCAATGTCTTCACATGTCTTGATAAAGAGCTGGTCATACCAATTGACACCCTTAGTGGAACTCTGGCTTTAAACAACTCGGACCCTGCTGAGTTTGCAGATTGCCTCAAATCATCGATAGAAAAAATGCATAAGACCTTAGCAGATCAGCTACGTGGTGTAAGGGATGTGGAGACCAAGTTAACTAGACTCTCAGTGAACAAACCTCAAGAGGAGCTCTTCAGCAGAGTGTTTGGCTGTGGGGAAATGTGTCCATTCTGCAGTGCGCCTTGTGAAGCTGGTGGAAAAGATCATACTGAACATTTTGCCTCAGTTCATCGGCCAGAAGGTATTGGTTACTACCACTGGATTGACACAAAGAAATTAGTCCCTGACATATGCTCGTCTCTTGTCGCTAGCGAAAAACAATTTCGATGTAAAGACACAGAACATGAGTGGCATCCACACAAGGAATACAGAGAGATCTATCCTGACTGGAGGATACAGCCTGACACTAGTATTGAGGCCACTGACTTCTGGAAGTACATCTTTACTAAGTACAACACGAAATTTGCTAAGACATACAATTTAAAACCAGCTGACATACCTGCTGATTGGCATTGCACCTCTGTACATCAGGCAAATGAATGCTTGGATGACACATTCTTGTtgaattcacacaaaaataaagatgatgatCCTATCAGTAAATAA